In Cryptomeria japonica chromosome 10, Sugi_1.0, whole genome shotgun sequence, a genomic segment contains:
- the LOC131859090 gene encoding uncharacterized protein LOC131859090, giving the protein MRVAGANRLRLRKRQNTKICKKEGHSDEVCLFGQKDLNGEGHLAQGDGPTISKADAAHLVEEALNRVEKVMEALEVSKKDQKKVENGGEDVQKEDVGVQDKEGGVSSDANNDSNGMSWEDEEDELGLMDEEGIAGVRTINQIDSQIVTNSQNQALSRPITLEEVKEAVFSMPRDKALGPNGFLAFFFHQFWEVVGDEVWLVVEESRESACVDKELNYTFIALIPKVEKVET; this is encoded by the exons ATGAGGGTTGCTGGAGCCAACAGATTGAGATTGAGGAAAAGACAGAACACTAAAATTTGTAAAAAAGAAGGCCACTCGGATGAGGTGTGTTTGTTTGGTCAGAAGG ACCTAAATGGTGAGGGTCACTTGGCTCAAGGGGATGGTCCAACCATTAGTAAAGCTGATGCGGCCCATTTAGTGGAAGAGGCCCTAAATAGGGTTGAAAAAGTTATGGAAGCCTTGGAAGTGTCTAAGAAGGATCAAAAAAAGGTTGAAAATGGTGGTGAGGATGTCCAAAAGGAGGATGTTGGGGTGCAAGATAAGGAGGGGGGGGTGTCCAGTGATGCAAACAATGACTCTAATGGTATGTCCTGggaggatgaagaggatgaatTGGGTTTGATGGATGAGGAGGGCATAGCGGGAGTTCGCACTATTAATCAAATAGATTCACAG ATCGTCACTAATAGTCAAAATCAGGCCCTGAGCAGACCGATCACCTTGGAGGAGGTCAAGGAGGCTGTGTTTTCAATGCCTAGGGACAAAGCTTTGGGTCCTAATGGGTTTCTTGCTTTCTTTTTTCATCAATTTTGGGAGGTTGTTGGAGATGAAGTATGGCTAGTGGTGGAGGAATCTAGAGAGAGTGCTTGTGTGGATAAGgaattaaactatacattcattgccCTTATTCCTAAAGTTGAGAAGGTTGAGACTTAG